From a single Constrictibacter sp. MBR-5 genomic region:
- a CDS encoding GNAT family N-acetyltransferase, giving the protein MRKPKAFVERVTELSDIDLHDLCEATDVAIIDGGGFGWLKPPPRRTLEAYWRGVLLVPERELFVARLDGVACGSAQLVKSPRNNEAQRYLAHMQSEFVAPWARGHGLARMLVEAVEARARAEGLRTLNLDVRETQVAAIKLYESLGFTHWGTHPHYARVRGQDVAGLFFYKELSRRREAES; this is encoded by the coding sequence ATGCGCAAGCCCAAGGCGTTCGTCGAGCGCGTAACAGAGCTATCCGACATCGACCTGCACGATCTGTGCGAGGCGACCGACGTGGCGATCATCGACGGCGGCGGCTTCGGCTGGCTGAAGCCGCCGCCGCGCCGAACGCTGGAGGCGTATTGGCGCGGCGTCCTGCTGGTACCGGAGCGGGAGCTGTTCGTCGCGCGCCTCGACGGCGTCGCCTGCGGTTCGGCGCAGCTGGTGAAGTCGCCGCGCAACAATGAGGCGCAACGCTATCTGGCGCACATGCAGAGCGAGTTCGTCGCCCCCTGGGCACGCGGCCACGGTCTGGCGCGAATGCTGGTCGAGGCCGTCGAGGCGCGCGCGCGGGCCGAAGGGCTCCGCACGCTCAACCTGGACGTGCGCGAGACCCAGGTGGCAGCCATAAAGCTTTACGAATCGCTCGGCTTCACCCATTGGGGAACGCATCCGCATTACGCCCGCGTGCGGGGGCAGGACGTGGCGGGGCTTTTCTTCTACAAGGAACTCAGCCGCCGCCGAGAAGCCGAATCATGA
- the hisH gene encoding imidazole glycerol phosphate synthase subunit HisH, translating to MTVAIVDYGSGNLRSAAKAFERAAAESGKGERILVTSSAAEIAAADRVVLPGVGAFGDCMAGLSALPGMLEALDDAVIRGGRPFLGICVGMQLMAERGVEHGVHRGLGWIAGAVEAIEPAGGLKVPHMGWNELQIDAPAHPIFSGIETGAHFYFVHSYALRCTDPAQCLATVSYGGSIAAVVGRDNMAGTQFHPEKSQANGLRLLANFLAWRP from the coding sequence ATGACGGTCGCGATCGTCGACTACGGTTCCGGCAACCTTCGATCCGCCGCCAAGGCCTTCGAGCGTGCCGCGGCCGAGAGCGGGAAGGGCGAGCGCATCCTTGTCACCAGTTCGGCGGCCGAGATCGCTGCGGCCGACCGCGTGGTCCTGCCGGGCGTCGGTGCCTTCGGCGACTGCATGGCCGGCCTCTCCGCGCTTCCCGGCATGCTGGAGGCGCTCGACGACGCGGTGATCCGCGGCGGCCGCCCCTTCCTCGGCATCTGCGTCGGCATGCAGCTGATGGCCGAGCGCGGCGTCGAGCACGGGGTGCATCGCGGGCTCGGCTGGATCGCCGGTGCCGTCGAGGCGATCGAGCCGGCGGGCGGCCTGAAGGTGCCGCACATGGGCTGGAACGAACTGCAGATCGATGCGCCCGCCCATCCGATCTTTTCGGGGATCGAGACCGGGGCGCATTTCTATTTCGTGCATTCCTATGCGCTGCGCTGCACGGATCCGGCCCAATGTCTGGCGACCGTCTCGTATGGCGGCTCGATCGCCGCGGTGGTCGGCCGCGACAACATGGCCGGCACGCAGTTCCATCCCGAGAAGAGCCAGGCGAACGGCCTGCGCCTTCTGGCCAATTTCCTAGCCTGGCGTCCGTGA
- the hisA gene encoding 1-(5-phosphoribosyl)-5-[(5-phosphoribosylamino)methylideneamino]imidazole-4-carboxamide isomerase — translation MILFPAIDLKDGKCVRLLRGDMGQVTVFNEDPAAQAMTFAAQGFEWLHLVDLNGAVEGHPVNGDAVSRIVDAVQIPVQLGGGIRDMATVEMWLEKGIRRVILGTIAVRDPQFVHEACRRFPDRIVVSIDARDGMVAVEGWTQTSKVKALDLALRFEDAGVAAIVFTDIERDGAMGGVNTDATVDLAWALTTPVIASGGVSSLADLRLLKDQEKAGIEGVISGRALYDGRIDPVAALALLRQGS, via the coding sequence ATGATCCTGTTTCCCGCCATCGACCTGAAGGACGGTAAGTGCGTCCGCCTGCTCCGTGGTGACATGGGGCAGGTCACCGTGTTCAACGAGGACCCTGCGGCGCAGGCGATGACCTTCGCCGCGCAGGGTTTCGAATGGCTCCACCTGGTCGACCTGAACGGGGCGGTCGAGGGGCATCCGGTGAACGGCGACGCGGTGTCGCGCATCGTCGATGCCGTACAGATCCCGGTACAGCTCGGCGGCGGTATCCGCGACATGGCCACCGTCGAGATGTGGCTGGAGAAGGGCATCCGCCGGGTTATCCTCGGCACCATCGCGGTACGCGACCCGCAGTTCGTCCATGAGGCCTGCCGCCGGTTCCCCGACAGGATCGTCGTCAGCATCGATGCGCGCGACGGCATGGTCGCGGTCGAGGGCTGGACGCAGACGTCCAAGGTAAAGGCCCTGGACCTGGCGCTGCGCTTCGAGGATGCCGGCGTCGCGGCCATCGTCTTCACCGATATCGAACGGGACGGCGCGATGGGCGGGGTGAACACGGACGCCACCGTCGACCTCGCCTGGGCGCTCACGACGCCCGTCATCGCGTCGGGCGGCGTGTCGTCGCTGGCCGATCTCCGCCTGCTGAAGGATCAGGAGAAGGCCGGTATCGAGGGCGTGATTTCCGGCCGTGCCCTTTATGACGGCCGGATCGATCCGGTGGCCGCGCTGGCGCTGCTGCGCCAGGGGAGTTGA
- the hisB gene encoding imidazoleglycerol-phosphate dehydratase HisB has product MREASVERITKETKIRVRVDLDGTGACRVATGIGFLDHMLEQLGKHGMIDLDVAAEGDLHIDCHHTTEDTGIAIGQAVAKALGNRAGIRRYGMSYLPMDEALTRVAIDLSNRAYLVWKVDFPTQQLGQMDTELFREFFQAFAQNAGATLHVENLYGGNSHHIVETCFKGLARALRQAVEIDERAAGAVPSTKGTLSE; this is encoded by the coding sequence ATGCGTGAGGCGAGCGTCGAGCGCATCACGAAGGAGACGAAGATCAGGGTCCGCGTCGACCTCGACGGCACCGGTGCGTGCCGCGTCGCGACCGGGATCGGTTTCCTCGACCACATGCTCGAGCAGCTCGGCAAGCACGGCATGATCGACCTCGATGTCGCGGCCGAGGGCGACCTGCACATCGACTGTCACCACACGACCGAGGACACCGGCATCGCCATCGGGCAGGCGGTGGCGAAGGCGCTCGGCAACCGCGCCGGCATCCGGCGCTACGGCATGTCCTACCTGCCGATGGACGAGGCGCTGACGCGCGTCGCCATCGACCTGTCGAACCGCGCCTATCTCGTCTGGAAGGTTGATTTTCCGACGCAGCAGCTTGGCCAGATGGATACCGAGCTGTTCCGCGAGTTCTTCCAGGCCTTCGCTCAGAATGCCGGCGCCACGCTGCACGTCGAGAACCTCTATGGCGGCAACAGCCACCATATCGTGGAAACCTGCTTCAAGGGTCTGGCACGGGCGCTGCGCCAGGCGGTCGAGATCGACGAGCGCGCCGCGGGCGCGGTGCCGTCCACCAAGGGCACGCTGAGCGAATGA
- the hslV gene encoding ATP-dependent protease subunit HslV → MSETTPVWHGTTILCVRKAGRVVIAGDGQVSLGQTVIKSNARKVRRLGDGHVVAGFAGATADAFALFERLEGKLEQHRGQLARACVELAKDWRTDRYLRRLEAMMAVADSQVSLVLTGTGDVLEPEDGLIGIGSGGSFALAAARALLPVDGFDAEQIARRALGIAADICVYTNGNIVIESLESST, encoded by the coding sequence ATGAGCGAGACCACCCCAGTCTGGCACGGCACCACCATCCTCTGCGTGCGCAAGGCGGGACGCGTCGTCATCGCCGGCGACGGACAGGTGAGCCTGGGCCAGACCGTGATCAAGTCGAACGCACGTAAGGTGCGGCGCCTGGGCGACGGACACGTCGTCGCGGGCTTCGCCGGTGCCACGGCGGACGCATTCGCCCTCTTCGAGCGCCTGGAAGGCAAGCTGGAGCAGCACCGCGGCCAGTTGGCTCGCGCCTGCGTCGAACTCGCCAAGGACTGGCGCACCGACCGCTATCTGCGCCGGCTGGAGGCGATGATGGCCGTCGCCGACTCCCAGGTTTCGCTGGTGCTCACCGGCACGGGCGACGTGCTGGAGCCGGAGGACGGCTTGATCGGCATCGGCTCCGGCGGATCCTTCGCCCTCGCCGCGGCGCGCGCGCTGCTGCCGGTCGACGGCTTCGACGCCGAGCAGATCGCCCGGCGCGCGCTCGGCATCGCCGCCGACATCTGCGTCTACACGAACGGCAACATCGTCATCGAGAGCCTGGAATCGTCGACTTGA
- a CDS encoding DUF2628 domain-containing protein — protein MKMRMWTTHLHDAGLYSGPEVLVVKDGFCWPAFFLTFVWALWHRMWLTAVLLLAGSLAVGAGGELAGLSQTAQAALGLGFSIFIGTSANDWRRASLRRRGWDDGSSVVAANREAAEWRLFQHDEGMVLR, from the coding sequence ATGAAGATGCGGATGTGGACGACCCACCTGCACGATGCCGGCCTCTATTCGGGGCCGGAGGTCCTGGTGGTGAAGGACGGCTTCTGCTGGCCGGCGTTCTTCCTGACTTTCGTCTGGGCGCTGTGGCACCGGATGTGGCTGACCGCCGTGCTGCTTCTGGCGGGTTCCCTGGCCGTCGGCGCCGGCGGGGAACTGGCGGGGTTGTCCCAGACCGCGCAGGCGGCGCTCGGGCTCGGCTTCTCGATCTTCATCGGCACCAGTGCCAACGACTGGCGCCGTGCATCGCTGCGCCGCCGGGGCTGGGACGACGGATCCTCGGTCGTCGCCGCCAACCGCGAGGCTGCCGAATGGCGCCTCTTCCAGCATGACGAGGGCATGGTACTGCGATGA
- the hisF gene encoding imidazole glycerol phosphate synthase subunit HisF produces MLKVRIIPCLDVHAGRVVKGVRFVDLRDAGDPVEQARVYDAAGADELCFLDITASHENRDTLYDVVRGTAEQCFMPLTVGGGVRTVEDIRKLLLAGADKVSINTAAVTRPEFVREGAEKFGSQCIVVAIDAKQVGPGRWEVFTHGGRRETGLETVAWAQRMVELGAGEILLTAMDRDGTRQGFDNALTRAVSDAVRVPVIASGGVGNLDHLVDGVREGHAAAVLAASIFHFGEYSIGEAKAHLRQAGIAVREERAHV; encoded by the coding sequence ATGCTGAAGGTCCGGATCATCCCGTGTCTGGACGTGCATGCCGGCCGCGTCGTGAAGGGCGTGCGCTTCGTCGACCTGCGCGACGCCGGTGACCCGGTCGAGCAGGCGCGCGTCTACGACGCCGCCGGGGCCGACGAACTCTGCTTCCTCGACATCACCGCCAGCCACGAGAACCGCGACACGCTCTATGACGTGGTGCGCGGCACCGCCGAGCAGTGCTTCATGCCGCTGACCGTCGGCGGCGGCGTGCGCACCGTCGAGGACATCCGCAAGCTGCTGCTCGCCGGGGCCGACAAGGTGTCGATCAACACCGCGGCGGTCACCCGGCCGGAGTTCGTACGCGAGGGTGCGGAGAAGTTCGGCAGCCAGTGCATCGTCGTCGCCATCGACGCCAAGCAGGTGGGTCCCGGTCGCTGGGAGGTCTTCACCCACGGCGGTCGGCGCGAGACCGGCCTGGAGACGGTGGCCTGGGCGCAGCGCATGGTCGAACTCGGCGCCGGCGAGATCCTGCTGACCGCGATGGATCGTGACGGCACGCGCCAGGGCTTCGACAACGCGCTGACGCGGGCCGTCTCCGATGCGGTCCGGGTCCCGGTGATCGCGTCCGGCGGCGTCGGCAACCTCGACCATCTGGTCGACGGAGTCCGTGAGGGGCACGCCGCCGCCGTGCTCGCGGCGTCCATCTTCCATTTCGGCGAATATTCGATCGGCGAGGCGAAGGCGCACCTGCGCCAGGCCGGCATCGCCGTGCGCGAGGAGCGCGCCCATGTCTGA
- the hslU gene encoding ATP-dependent protease ATPase subunit HslU — MTSFSPREIVSELDRFIVGQHDAKRAVAIALRNRWRRQQLPEGLREEVLPKNILMIGPTGCGKTEIARRLAKLAQAPFIKVEATKFTEVGYVGRDVESIVRDLIEISIGMTRERLRKEVQAKAQLAAEERVIDALVGKTASPDTRQKFRVMLRNGDLDKREIELEMQDNSGMQMPTMDIPGMPGGQMGMVNLGDMLGKAFGGRTRKRKMMVVDAHEPLIAEESDKLLDQDAVTREAIELVEQHGIVFLDEVDKICARSDRSGADVSREGVQRDLLPLIEGTTVATKHGPVKTDHVLFIASGAFHLAKPSDLLPELQGRLPIRVELSPLNREDFVRILTEPEASLVKQYKALMGTEGMVLDFTDDAVDTLAELAADINTSVENIGARRLHTVLERLLEEISFTASDRGGESVTIDAAYVREKVGSLAKNADLSKFIL; from the coding sequence TTGACCTCCTTCAGCCCCCGCGAGATCGTCTCCGAACTCGACCGCTTCATCGTCGGCCAGCACGACGCCAAGCGTGCCGTCGCGATCGCCCTGCGCAACCGCTGGCGCCGGCAGCAGCTGCCGGAAGGCCTGCGCGAGGAGGTCCTGCCGAAGAACATCCTGATGATCGGCCCGACCGGCTGCGGCAAGACCGAGATCGCCCGTCGCCTGGCGAAGCTGGCGCAGGCGCCGTTCATCAAGGTCGAGGCGACCAAGTTCACCGAGGTCGGCTATGTCGGCCGCGACGTCGAATCGATCGTCCGCGACCTGATCGAGATCTCGATCGGCATGACGCGCGAGCGCCTGCGCAAGGAAGTGCAGGCGAAGGCGCAGCTCGCCGCCGAGGAGCGGGTGATCGACGCCCTTGTCGGCAAGACCGCCAGCCCCGACACGCGGCAGAAATTCCGGGTGATGCTGCGCAACGGCGACCTCGACAAGCGCGAGATCGAGTTGGAGATGCAGGACAATTCCGGCATGCAGATGCCGACCATGGACATCCCGGGCATGCCGGGCGGCCAGATGGGCATGGTCAACCTGGGCGACATGCTGGGCAAGGCGTTCGGCGGCCGCACCCGCAAGCGCAAGATGATGGTCGTCGACGCGCACGAGCCGCTGATCGCCGAGGAGAGCGACAAGCTCCTGGACCAGGACGCCGTGACGCGCGAGGCGATCGAGCTGGTCGAGCAGCACGGCATCGTCTTCCTCGACGAGGTCGACAAGATCTGTGCGCGCAGCGACCGCAGCGGCGCCGACGTGTCGCGCGAGGGCGTGCAGCGCGACCTGCTGCCGCTGATCGAGGGCACGACCGTCGCCACCAAGCACGGCCCGGTGAAGACAGACCACGTGCTCTTCATCGCCTCCGGCGCGTTCCACCTGGCGAAGCCTTCGGACCTGCTGCCGGAACTGCAGGGCCGGCTGCCGATCCGGGTCGAGCTGTCGCCGCTGAACCGCGAAGACTTCGTGCGCATCCTGACCGAGCCCGAGGCGAGTCTCGTCAAGCAGTACAAGGCGCTGATGGGCACCGAGGGGATGGTGCTGGATTTCACCGACGATGCGGTCGACACGCTCGCCGAGCTCGCCGCCGACATCAACACGTCGGTCGAGAACATCGGCGCGCGGCGCCTGCACACGGTGCTGGAGCGGCTGCTCGAGGAAATCAGCTTCACCGCCTCCGACCGCGGCGGCGAGTCCGTGACGATCGACGCCGCCTATGTGCGGGAGAAGGTCGGCAGCCTCGCGAAGAACGCCGACCTCTCCAAGTTCATCCTCTAG
- a CDS encoding phosphoribosyl-ATP diphosphatase yields MSDPVAPKPTAVADSAVLERLSAVIRTRRGADPASSRTAKLFAAGTAKIAQKVGEEAVETVIEAMRGDRERLVSESADLVYHLLVLWADRDIDPADVWAELARREGVPDPRDRR; encoded by the coding sequence ATGTCTGATCCCGTCGCGCCGAAGCCGACAGCAGTGGCCGACAGTGCCGTCCTGGAGCGCCTCAGCGCGGTGATCCGCACCCGCCGGGGCGCCGACCCGGCGTCGTCGCGCACGGCCAAGCTCTTCGCCGCCGGCACCGCGAAGATCGCCCAGAAGGTGGGCGAGGAGGCTGTCGAGACGGTGATCGAGGCCATGCGTGGCGACCGCGAGCGCCTCGTCTCGGAGAGCGCCGACCTCGTCTATCACCTCCTCGTGCTGTGGGCGGACCGCGATATCGACCCCGCCGACGTCTGGGCGGAGCTTGCCCGGCGCGAAGGCGTGCCCGACCCGCGCGACCGGCGCTGA
- a CDS encoding oligosaccharide flippase family protein encodes MRPRPGGTGRRMRVSGVLLSFVSHGARFLANAVLLMVLARLWGPEQFGGFAYATAVAALLGLVGGWGLSQKTMRDAAVDPARAGAQVRSGVVAQCLLVPPLLVAVLAIGSFGIGPPPDLLLPLFGAFVALNLAETAAAACRGIGRFDAEARASAFGNGVFFVAGVAAALILPGQEAVALALFAGRLAHAAGAFLMLRAVTAAPGSAGAGALETLRAGAVFAGESVATGAFLQVDTVVVKLVLGEAAAGAYQAGVRFVVVALVAAQALAGVFVPSLVARLGHRPAFALQARRVFAVFAGLGCAFLLVFAAWGDGIVLAVYGGDYAQTAALAPLLGVLVCVRCLAAGAGIVLLAAGAQTWRLLATLAAMGTYVAAAAIVGPRLGLEGLVAVNVGALAVLLGLYLSGAIRRLRVA; translated from the coding sequence ATGCGCCCGCGTCCGGGCGGCACCGGGCGCCGCATGCGCGTGAGCGGCGTCCTTCTGTCCTTCGTGTCGCACGGCGCCCGCTTTCTCGCGAACGCCGTGCTGCTGATGGTGCTGGCACGCCTGTGGGGCCCGGAGCAGTTCGGCGGGTTCGCCTATGCGACCGCGGTCGCGGCACTGCTCGGGCTCGTCGGCGGCTGGGGCTTGTCGCAGAAGACGATGCGGGATGCCGCCGTCGACCCGGCGAGGGCGGGTGCCCAGGTGCGCAGCGGCGTTGTCGCCCAGTGCCTGCTCGTGCCGCCTCTGCTCGTGGCGGTTCTCGCGATCGGCAGCTTCGGAATCGGGCCCCCTCCCGATCTGCTGCTGCCGCTGTTCGGCGCTTTCGTCGCGCTGAACCTCGCCGAAACGGCGGCGGCCGCCTGCCGCGGCATCGGTCGCTTCGACGCCGAGGCGCGCGCGTCGGCCTTCGGCAACGGCGTGTTCTTCGTCGCCGGCGTCGCCGCGGCCTTGATCCTTCCTGGGCAGGAGGCGGTGGCCCTGGCGCTGTTCGCCGGGCGGCTCGCGCATGCGGCGGGGGCGTTCCTCATGCTTCGGGCCGTGACTGCGGCGCCCGGCAGCGCGGGGGCGGGCGCCCTGGAGACCCTGCGCGCGGGCGCCGTCTTCGCCGGCGAGTCGGTCGCGACCGGTGCCTTCCTGCAGGTCGACACGGTGGTGGTGAAGCTGGTGCTGGGCGAGGCGGCGGCGGGCGCCTATCAGGCGGGGGTGCGCTTCGTGGTCGTCGCGCTGGTCGCGGCCCAGGCTCTGGCCGGCGTCTTCGTACCGTCGCTGGTCGCCCGCCTCGGCCACCGGCCGGCCTTCGCGCTGCAGGCCCGGCGCGTCTTCGCGGTCTTCGCGGGGCTCGGCTGCGCCTTCCTCCTGGTGTTCGCCGCATGGGGTGACGGCATCGTTCTCGCCGTCTACGGCGGCGACTATGCGCAGACGGCGGCGCTCGCACCGCTGCTCGGAGTGCTCGTCTGCGTGCGCTGCCTCGCCGCCGGGGCGGGGATCGTGCTGCTCGCGGCGGGCGCGCAGACATGGCGGCTGCTCGCCACCCTCGCCGCGATGGGGACCTATGTCGCCGCTGCGGCGATTGTCGGACCCCGCTTGGGGTTGGAGGGCCTCGTCGCGGTCAATGTGGGCGCGTTGGCGGTCCTGCTGGGTCTCTATCTGTCCGGCGCGATCCGGCGGCTGCGCGTGGCATAG
- the ybgF gene encoding tol-pal system protein YbgF — MTLRRFHPVLLAGLVLAAPSIADAQRYDPRGSDPVAGVDPYRERVEVRLNAMESELRSVTGKVEDMTYNVRRLQDRLDKLVADVDFRLTSIERALREGGGAGAPAAGGATPPAASAAGGGERSADTTLSAGTRSPATEQRPQANVTLPSGSAMDQYAFAQQLMSQTRYAEAESAFKQFIQKHPDGQLADNARYWLAETYYVRREYPEAASMFLESYQKAPSGSKAPDNLLKLGLSLSALQKKQEACVALDKLLRDHGNADSRIRQRAEQERSQLACG; from the coding sequence ATGACCCTTCGCCGATTTCACCCGGTCCTGCTGGCCGGTCTCGTGCTCGCCGCTCCGTCGATCGCCGATGCGCAGCGTTACGATCCGCGGGGAAGCGACCCCGTCGCCGGCGTCGACCCGTACCGGGAGCGGGTGGAGGTCCGCCTGAATGCCATGGAGAGCGAGCTGCGCTCGGTGACCGGCAAGGTCGAGGACATGACCTACAACGTCCGGCGGCTGCAGGATCGCCTGGACAAGCTCGTCGCCGACGTGGACTTCCGCCTCACCAGCATCGAACGCGCGCTGCGCGAGGGCGGCGGGGCGGGTGCGCCGGCTGCCGGTGGTGCGACGCCGCCCGCGGCGTCCGCGGCAGGCGGCGGCGAGCGGTCCGCCGACACGACGTTGTCGGCCGGAACGCGTTCCCCCGCGACGGAGCAGCGTCCGCAGGCGAACGTCACGCTGCCGAGCGGCTCGGCGATGGACCAGTACGCCTTCGCCCAGCAGCTCATGTCCCAGACGCGCTATGCCGAGGCGGAATCCGCGTTCAAGCAGTTCATCCAGAAGCATCCGGACGGCCAGCTCGCCGACAATGCGCGCTATTGGCTGGCGGAGACCTACTATGTGCGCCGCGAGTATCCCGAGGCGGCCAGCATGTTCCTGGAGAGCTATCAGAAGGCGCCGAGCGGCAGCAAGGCGCCGGACAATCTGCTGAAGCTCGGCCTGTCCCTCTCCGCGCTGCAGAAGAAGCAGGAGGCCTGCGTGGCGCTCGACAAGCTGCTCCGCGACCATGGGAACGCCGACAGCCGCATCCGCCAGCGTGCCGAGCAGGAGCGCAGCCAGCTCGCCTGCGGCTGA
- a CDS encoding FAD-dependent oxidoreductase, producing the protein MAKRVAVIGAGVVGICCALQLRRDGHDVTVYDPEAPGTQTSFGNAGAISSQSCIPMSGPGILKKVPGWLMDPLGPLAIRMGYLPRVAPWLLQFVAAGRRDRVLGQVKALRSLHAPAIDAHRELAALAGATGLIQQNGGLYVYETDEGFAGDAGNRALMREHGVEVQELDAHELRQMEPALAPIFRHGVFLPEGGHTLDPGGLVQAYAEVLRREGGEIRAERVLGFESCPDGVTGLRTDAGLRPADAVVVAAGAWSHRLAAQIGDKVPLESERGYHMVVGHQPVPTRRPVSFIERRFMATTMNMGLRLAGTVEFAGLDAAPNWGRADKLVEHARRAFATLSTETTSRWMGHRPSTPDSLPVIGRAPGSSNVIYAFGHGHLGLTGSAITGGIVADLVGGRPPRVDPTPFSAARFH; encoded by the coding sequence ATGGCGAAGCGGGTTGCGGTGATCGGTGCGGGCGTGGTGGGAATCTGCTGCGCCCTCCAACTCCGCCGCGACGGCCACGACGTGACCGTCTACGACCCCGAGGCGCCGGGCACGCAGACCTCGTTCGGCAATGCCGGCGCCATCAGCAGCCAGTCCTGCATCCCGATGTCCGGCCCCGGCATCCTGAAGAAGGTTCCAGGATGGCTGATGGACCCGCTCGGGCCGCTCGCCATCCGCATGGGCTACCTGCCGCGCGTCGCACCCTGGCTCCTGCAGTTCGTGGCGGCCGGCCGGCGCGACCGGGTGCTCGGGCAGGTGAAGGCGCTGCGCTCGCTGCATGCGCCCGCGATCGATGCGCACCGCGAACTGGCGGCGCTCGCGGGGGCGACCGGCCTGATCCAGCAGAACGGCGGGCTCTACGTCTACGAGACGGACGAGGGCTTCGCGGGTGACGCCGGCAACCGCGCGCTGATGCGCGAGCACGGCGTCGAGGTGCAGGAACTCGATGCGCACGAGCTGCGGCAGATGGAGCCGGCCCTGGCGCCGATCTTCCGCCACGGCGTCTTCCTGCCCGAGGGCGGCCATACGCTCGATCCGGGCGGGCTGGTGCAGGCCTATGCCGAGGTGCTGCGGCGCGAAGGCGGCGAGATCCGTGCCGAGCGCGTGCTCGGATTCGAGAGCTGCCCCGACGGGGTCACCGGTCTCCGGACCGATGCCGGTCTGCGGCCGGCCGACGCGGTGGTGGTCGCGGCCGGCGCCTGGTCGCACCGGCTGGCGGCGCAGATCGGCGACAAGGTGCCGCTGGAGAGTGAGCGTGGCTACCACATGGTCGTTGGCCACCAGCCGGTCCCGACCCGCCGGCCGGTCAGCTTCATCGAGCGGCGCTTCATGGCGACGACGATGAACATGGGCCTGCGCCTCGCCGGGACCGTCGAGTTTGCCGGCCTCGACGCCGCGCCCAACTGGGGCAGGGCGGACAAGCTGGTCGAGCACGCCCGCCGCGCCTTCGCGACCCTCTCGACCGAGACCACCAGCCGCTGGATGGGGCATCGTCCGTCGACGCCCGACTCGCTGCCAGTGATCGGGCGCGCCCCGGGTTCGTCGAACGTGATCTACGCCTTCGGCCACGGCCATCTCGGCCTCACCGGCTCCGCCATCACAGGCGGCATCGTGGCGGATCTGGTCGGCGGCCGGCCGCCGCGCGTCGACCCGACGCCCTTCTCGGCCGCCCGCTTCCATTGA